From Eremothecium sinecaudum strain ATCC 58844 chromosome V, complete sequence, a single genomic window includes:
- a CDS encoding HER087Cp (Syntenic homolog of Ashbya gossypii AFL095W; Non-syntenic homolog of Saccharomyces cerevisiae YHR211W (FLO5)), whose amino-acid sequence MRSILLLLSLWIASVASQQMQFLPGCEPSGTATGSQGFDIRFYDYPFTSYDNNRNRGVPDRVTYLTPEYLNGGYANNQELGSASGVTNLTFINQFELGRGREMVEGNLPPNYNFPRTFYISNFAYLATGYFRAPETGVYTFTLDYVDDYAVVSLGGDAAFGCCQEGAANNPTEFQINALWARDQPEGIASTTAFLRAGAYYPIRLFYVNTNNWAGIRFTYTDPNGIRHEVFEDAIYQFPDQPEPCSEEIATTTSPYDGSVTTTAYTTLSTYTNSFNIITTGQVVVVNTPYPQATQTTTTGWTGSFTTTTSTAVATVTGTDGVETIETTFYVVTPTAEVSTTVTSPWDSSFTSTTSTDVGTVTGTDGIETVETTYYVATPTAAISTTVTSPWGSSFTSTTSTDVGTVTGTDGIETVETTYYVATPTAEATTTVTSPWDSSFTSTTSTGVATVTGTDGIETVETTYFVATPTAALETTVTSPWDSSFTSTTSTGVATVTGTDGIETVETTYFVATPTAALETTVTSPWDSSFTSTTSTGVATVTGTDGIETVETTYFVATPTAALETTVTSPWDSSFTSTTSTGVGTVTGTDGVETVETTYFVATPTGVLETTVTSPWDSSFTSTTSTGVGTITGTDGVETVETTYFVATPTGVLETTVTSPWDSSFTSTTSTGVGTVTGTDGVETVETTYFVATPTGVLETTVTSPWDSSFTSTTSTGVGTVTGTDGVETVETTYFVATPTGVLETTVTSPWDSSFTSTTSTGVGTITGTDGVETVETTYFVATPTGVLETTVTSPWDSSFTSTTSTGVGTVTGTDGVETVETTYFVATPTGVLETTVTSPWDSSFTSTTSTGVGTVTGTDGVETVETTYFVATPTGVLETTVTSPWDSSFTSTTSTGVGTVTGTDGVETVETTYFVATPTGVFETAVTNPWTGSFTTTTLTEVGTMTGEDGVETVGTTYFVATPTGVFETTVTSPWDSSFTSTTSTGVGTITGADGVETVETTYFVATPTGVFETAVTNPWTGSFTTTTLTEVGTMTGEDGVETVGTTYYVVTPTGSVPTEASGGIPGEPATVTITTPWTGTFVTSETIASTLIDENGSQTVEEVVEIFTPEVPGEPGEPATVTITAPWTGAFVTTETTETTITDANGSETVEEVVEIFTPEVPEVPGEPAEPATVTITTPWTGAFVTTETIETTVTDANGSETVEEVVEIFTPEVPGEPGEPATVTITAPWTGTFVITETTETTITDANGSETVEEVVEIFTPEVPEVPGEPAEPATVTITTPWTGAFVTTETIETTVTDANGSETVEEVVEIFTPEVPGEPGEPATVTITTPWTGAFVTTETIETTVTDENGSETVEDIVEILTPAVSIPPEATGGVPPEATGDVPPPPEATGGVPPPPEATGGVPPPPEATGGVPPEATGGVPPSGGSPPCDSQPEGSPADGAPPCVAPPPSGGAPPSGGAPPSGGAPPSGGAPPSGGAPPSGGAPPRQPGGGAPPSGGAPPRQPGGGAPPSGGAPPRQPGGGAPPSGGAPPRQPGGGAPPRQPGGGAPPTGTPSSGPTIPAQPYEGSAISIIHSKSALRAVVVFFVSALVF is encoded by the coding sequence ATGAGGTCTATTCTTCTTTTATTGTCGTTATGGATCGCATCCGTTGCGTCGCAGCAAATGCAATTCTTACCCGGATGTGAACCTAGCGGCACAGCGACAGGAAGTCAAGGTTTTGACATTAGATTTTATGATTATCCGTTTACTTCATATGATAATAACCGGAATCGAGGAGTTCCAGATAGAGTTACATATCTTACCCCAGAATACCTCAATGGGGGATATGCAAATAACCAGGAGTTGGGTTCCGCTAGCGGAGTCACGAACTTGACCTTTATAAATCAATTTGAACTGGGTCGTGGACGTGAGATGGTTGAAGGTAATTTGCCGCCTAACTATAATTTTCCAAGAACTTTCTATATATCGAACTTTGCTTACTTAGCAACAGGTTATTTCAGAGCTCCAGAGACCGGAGTGTACACTTTTACTCTTGATTATGTTGATGACTATGCTGTTGTGTCTTTAGGTGGAGATGCTGCCTTTGGTTGTTGTCAAGAAGGCGCGGCTAATAACCCCACGGAATTTCAAATTAACGCGTTGTGGGCAAGAGATCAGCCCGAAGGTATTGCAAGTACAACAGCATTTTTGAGAGCAGGGGCATACTATCCTATAAGATTATTTTATGTTAATACGAATAACTGGGCTGGAATTAGATTTACTTATACTGATCCTAATGGTATCAGACATGAAGTTTTTGAAGATGCTATTTATCAATTCCCAGACCAGCCAGAGCCATGCTCCGAAGAAATCGCAACCACCACATCTCCATATGATGGTTCAGTCACTACGACTGCATATACGACTTTGTCCACTTATACTAATTCATTTAACATCATAACTACTGGACAGGTAGTGGTAGTTAACACACCTTATCCTCAAGCTACACAGACGACTACAACCGGCTGGACCGGTTCATTCACTACAACCACTTCGACTGCTGTTGCAACAGTAACAGGTACTGATGGTGTTGAAACGATTGAGACAACCTTCTACGTTGTTACTCCTACGGCAGAGGTATCTACTACAGTGACTAGTCCCTGGGACAGTAGTTTCACTTCCACCACATCTACGGATGTGGGAACTGTGACTGGTACCGACGGCATAGAAACTGTTGAGACTACATACTATGTCGCTACCCCTACTGCAGCAATATCTACTACGGTGACTAGTCCCTGGGGCAGTAGTTTCACATCCACCACATCTACGGATGTGGGAACTGTGACTGGTACCGATGGCATAGAAACTGTTGAGACTACCTACTATGTCGCTACCCCTACTGCAGAAGCAACTACTACAGTGACTAGTCCCTGGGACAGTAGTTTCACCTCAACCACCTCAACTGGTGTTGCCACTGTGACTGGTACTGATGGTATCGAGACTGTTGAGACTACATACTTCGTTGCGACACCAACAGCTGCTTTAGAGACCACAGTTACTAGCCCATGGGACAGCAGCTTCACCTCGACTACGTCTACTGGTGTTGCCACAGTAACCGGTACTGATGGTATTGAGACTGTTGAGACTACATACTTCGTTGCGACACCAACAGCTGCTTTAGAGACCACAGTTACTAGCCCATGGGACAGCAGCTTCACCTCGACTACGTCTACTGGTGTTGCCACAGTAACCGGTACTGATGGTATTGAGACTGTTGAGACTACATACTTCGTTGCGACACCAACAGCTGCTTTAGAGACCACAGTTACTAGTCCATGGGACAGCAGCTTCACCTCAACAACGTCTACTGGCGTGGGTACTGTGACTGGAACCGACGGTGTTGAGACTGTCGAGACAACTTACTTCGTTGCTACTCCAACCGGTGTTCTAGAGACCACAGTTACCAGTCCATGGGACAGCAGCTTCACCTCGACTACGTCTACTGGCGTGGGTACTATAACTGGTACCGACGGTGTTGAGACTGTCGAGACAACGTACTTCGTTGCTACTCCAACCGGTGTTCTAGAGACCACAGTTACCAGTCCATGGGACAGCAGCTTCACATCCACCACATCTACTGGCGTGGGTACTGTGACTGGAACCGACGGTGTTGAGACTGTCGAGACTACATACTTCGTTGCTACTCCAACCGGTGTTCTAGAGACCACAGTTACCAGTCCATGGGACAGCAGCTTCACATCCACTACATCTACTGGCGTGGGTACTGTGACTGGAACCGACGGTGTTGAGACTGTCGAGACTACATACTTCGTTGCTACTCCAACCGGTGTTCTAGAGACTACTGTTACCAGTCCATGGGACAGTAGTTTCACATCCACCACATCTACTGGCGTGGGTACTATAACTGGTACCGACGGTGTTGAGACTGTCGAGACAACGTACTTCGTTGCTACTCCAACCGGTGTTCTAGAGACTACTGTTACCAGTCCATGGGACAGCAGCTTCACATCCACTACATCTACTGGCGTGGGTACTGTGACTGGAACCGACGGTGTTGAGACTGTCGAGACTACATACTTCGTTGCTACTCCAACCGGTGTTCTAGAGACTACTGTTACCAGTCCATGGGACAGCAGCTTCACATCCACCACATCTACTGGCGTGGGTACTGTGACTGGAACCGACGGTGTTGAGACTGTCGAGACTACATACTTCGTTGCTACTCCAACCGGTGTTCTAGAGACTACTGTTACCAGTCCATGGGACAGTAGTTTCACATCCACTACATCTACTGGCGTGGGTACTGTGACTGGAACCGACGGTGTTGAGACTGTCGAGACAACTTACTTCGTTGCTACTCCAACCGGTGTTTTCGAGACTGCAGTCACCAATCCTTGGACTGGAAGCTTTACTACAACTACTTTGACTGAAGTAGGTACTATGACTGGTGAGGATGGTGTTGAGACTGTAGGAACCACATACTTCGTTGCTACTCCAACCGGTGTTTTCGAGACTACTGTCACCAGTCCATGGGACAGCAGTTTCACATCCACCACCTCCACTGGTGTAGGTACTATAACTGGTGCAGATGGTGTTGAGACTGTCGAGACAACTTACTTCGTTGCTACTCCAACCGGTGTTTTCGAGACTGCAGTCACCAATCCTTGGACTGGAAGCTTTACTACAACTACTTTGACTGAAGTAGGTACTATGACTGGTGAGGATGGTGTTGAGACTGTAGGAACTACTTATTATGTTGTTACACCTACGGGCTCGGTTCCAACTGAAGCAAGTGGCGGTATTCCAGGAGAGCCAGCAACCGTAACTATCACTACACCTTGGACCGGCACATTTGTGACTAGTGAAACGATTGCAAGTACACtaattgatgaaaatggTTCTCAGACAGTGGAGGAAGTTGTTGAGATCTTCACTCCTGAAGTTCCAGGAGAACCAGGAGAGCCAGCAACCGTGACCATCACTGCACCTTGGACCGGCGCTTTCGTGACTACTGAAACAACTGAAACGACAATAACTGATGCTAATGGCTCCGAAACTGTGGAGGAGGTTGTTGAGATCTTCACTCCTGAAGTTCCTGAAGTTCCAGGAGAGCCAGCAGAGCCAGCAACCGTGACCATCACTACACCTTGGACTGGCGCATTTGTGACCACTGAAACCATTGAAACCACAGTAACTGATGCTAATGGCTCCGAAACTGTGGAGGAGGTTGTTGAGATATTCACTCCTGAAGTTCCAGGAGAACCAGGAGAGCCAGCAACCGTGACCATCACTGCACCTTGGACCGGCACATTTGTGATCACCGAAACAACTGAAACGACAATAACTGATGCTAATGGCTCCGAAACTGTGGAGGAGGTTGTTGAGATCTTCACTCCTGAAGTTCCTGAAGTTCCAGGAGAGCCAGCAGAGCCAGCAACCGTGACCATCACTACACCTTGGACTGGCGCATTTGTGACCACTGAAACCATTGAAACCACAGTAACTGATGCTAATGGCTCCGAAACTGTGGAGGAGGTTGTTGAGATATTCACTCCTGAAGTTCCAGGAGAACCAGGAGAGCCAGCAACCGTGACCATCACTACACCTTGGACTGGTGCATTTGTGACCACTGAAACCATTGAAACCACAGTAACTGATGAAAATGGTTCAGAAACAGTAGAGGATATTGTTGAAATTCTAACACCTGCAGTTTCAATTCCACCTGAAGCTACTGGCGGTGTTCCACCTGAAGCTACTGGCGATGTTCCACCACCACCTGAAGCTACTGGCGGTGTTCCACCACCACCTGAAGCTACTGGCGGTGTTCCACCACCACCTGAAGCTACTGGCGGTGTTCCACCTGAAGCTACTGGTGGTGTTCCACCAAGTGGCGGCTCCCCTCCATGTGACTCACAACCAGAAGGTTCACCAGCAGACGGTGCTCCGCCATGCGTCGCTCCTCCACCAAGCGGCGGTGCTCCACCAAGCGGAGGTGCTCCACCAAGCGGAGGTGCTCCACCAAGCGGCGGTGCTCCACCAAGCGGCGGTGCTCCACCAAGCGGAGGTGCTCCACCAAGACAACCTGGCGGAGGTGCTCCACCAAGCGGAGGTGCTCCACCAAGACAACCTGGCGGCGGTGCTCCACCAAGCGGAGGTGCTCCACCAAGACAACCTGGCGGCGGTGCTCCACCAAGCGGAGGTGCTCCACCAAGACAACCTGGCGGCGGTGCTCCACCAAGACAACCTGGCGGAGGTGCTCCTCCTACAGGAACCCCATCTAGCGGTCCTACAATCCCCGCTCAACCATACGAAGGTTCTGCTATATCAATTATACACTCCAAGAGTGCGCTACGTGCTGTGGTTGTTTTCTTTGTGTCTGCTCTCGTCTTTTAG
- the ALG2 gene encoding GDP-Man:Man(1)GlcNAc(2)-PP-dolichol alpha-1,3-mannosyltransferase (Syntenic homolog of Ashbya gossypii AFL098W; Syntenic homolog of Saccharomyces cerevisiae YGL065C (ALG2)), with product MARKVKDNLNIAFIHPDLGIGGAERLVVDAALGLQECGHDVTIYTSHCDKEHCFDEIKKEQVKVVVAGDFLPTQLFGRFFILFATLRQLVLVLKLAFTGVINKHDIFIVDQLSTCVPFLHILSKARILFYCHFPDQLLATRTSLLKKLYRLPFDLIEQVSMSFSDFVVVNSQFTRSIFFKVLNMVKINPNVVYPCVSMEQTSVLPEDEKLLSKIIGPNSRYYLSINRFERKKNIELAIESFHYSNQGKDKRSKLLVCGGYDKRVTENVEYLEELQTVVKKLGMKYSTISYPQYSKTPEDFNLPTDLTESKVLFITSVSGSLKDLLLQNTEMLLYTPSFEHFGIVPLEAMKHGKPVLAVNNGGPLETVISVKQDSANLKTATGWLRPPESAKWAAAIDESVEFNIKNPSFFKENNPQHVYEKFSRDAMVESFLVNIEKMLLNERRISLLAVLTTIALNFLIHKSILYIFPLSSTVFLLIATLFIASGHYVPGVYWIFASSLPYA from the coding sequence ATGGCTCGTAAGGTAAAAGACAATTTGAACATTGCTTTCATACATCCAGACCTAGGCATTGGAGGGGCCGAACGTCTAGTTGTTGATGCTGCTTTAGGACTTCAAGAGTGTGGCCATGACGTAACAATTTATACAAGCCATTGTGATAAAGAGCATTGTTTTGACgaaatcaagaaagagcaAGTGAAAGTTGTTGTGGCGGGCGACTTCCTTCCAACTCAGTTATTTGGTAGATTTTTTATTCTATTTGCAACTCTGAGGCAGCTAGTATTGGTCTTGAAGCTAGCGTTTACAGGTGTTATTAACAAACATGATATATTTATCGTTGATCAGCTGTCAACATGTGTTCCATTTCTACATATTCTATCCAAGGCTAGGATCTTGTTCTACTGTCATTTTCCAGATCAGTTATTAGCGACTAGGACAAGtttgttgaagaagttgTACCGATTACCTTTCGATTTAATTGAACAAGTTTCTATGAGCTTCAGTGATTTTGTTGTTGTCAACTCGCAATTCACTAGATCAATATTCTTTAAGGTGTTAAATATGGTTAAAATTAATCCAAATGTGGTTTACCCCTGTGTAAGTATGGAACAAACGTCTGTATTACCAGAGGATGAGAAATTGTTAAGTAAGATAATTGGTCCTAATAGTAGGTACTATTTGAGTATAAACCGTTTTGaaaggaagaagaatatTGAATTAGCAATTGAATCGTTCCATTATTCTAATCAAGGGAAAGATAAAAGAAGTAAGTTGTTGGTTTGTGGTGGTTATGACAAAAGAGTTACTGAGAATGTGGAGTATTTAGAGGAACTTCAAACAGTCGTTAAAAAGTTGGGTATGAAGTACTCAACTATATCATATCCTCAATACTCTAAAACCCCTGAAGATTTTAACCTCCCTACTGATCTCACAGAGAGTAAAGTATTGTTTATAACATCAGTATCGGGATCATTAAAAGATCTACTATTACAAAACACTGAAATGTTACTTTATACACCTTCATTTGAACATTTTGGAATAGTTCCTTTGGAAGCCATGAAACATGGAAAACCCGTGCTTGCCGTTAATAATGGAGGACCACTAGAGACAGTGATATCTGTAAAACAAGATTCTGCAAATCTCAAAACGGCTACTGGTTGGTTAAGGCCTCCGGAATCTGCTAAGTGGGCAGCTGCCATTGATGAATCAGTTGAATTTAACATTAAAAATCCTAGCTTTTTTAAGGAGAATAACCCTCAGCATGTTTATGAGAAGTTTTCTAGGGACGCTATGGTTGAGTCTTTCCTGGTTAATATCGAAAAGATGCTGCTAAATGAAAGAAGAATCAGTCTTCTTGCAGTGTTAACGACAATCGCATTAAACTTCCTCATCCATAAATCTATTTTGTACATATTCCCGCTATCGTCTACTGTATTCCTGTTGATTGCGACGCTCTTCATCGCTAGTGGCCATTACGTGCCCGGTGTTTACTGGATCTTTGCATCTTCTTTACCGTATGCGTAG
- the PGC1 gene encoding phosphatidylglycerol phospholipase (Syntenic homolog of Ashbya gossypii AFL096C; Syntenic homolog of Saccharomyces cerevisiae YPL206C (PGC1)) produces MAVKIVGHRAYKADPYCPENTLQAYDRAYEAKVDIIETDIQLTADGVVVISHDMDTARMYNEGHVISQSNWSSLKALHIKGNVDITMPSLKDSLEWLTKHDNVTLMIDIKPTNSKVIIAKAISDMMAVVNDIEYWRKRIIFGLWDVSWYEFGVVTGAFKSFRVLSIGISMKSIQEFIDYSKKLNEPVYKLYGISLHFVGTWSDTFQEKWLPILKENNLKLFLWTVNKDIDVKYVSALPVDGIVTDNPVNMRESVKKWTANPVPFSAPPAKSKEGIRFYCYLTIYKLVVRLVFSPWANYKVLRSYSIASLFMAFLRRVHFI; encoded by the coding sequence ATGGCTGTAAAAATAGTTGGCCATAGGGCGTATAAGGCAGACCCATATTGTCCCGAAAATACTTTACAAGCCTATGATAGAGCGTATGAAGCTAAAGTTGACATAATCGAAACCGATATCCAGTTAACAGCAGACGGTGTGGTTGTCATCAGCCATGATATGGACACGGCTCGAATGTATAATGAAGGGCATGTGATTAGCCAAAGCAATTGGTCTTCTTTGAAGGCCCTTCATATTAAAGGTAACGTGGACATAACCATGCCGAGCTTAAAGGACTCGTTGGAATGGTTGACTAAGCATGATAACGTGACCTTGATGATAGACATCAAGCCCACGAATAGTAAGGTGATTATTGCGAAAGCAATTTCTGACATGATGGCGGTTGTGAATGATATCGAGTACTGGCGGAAGCGGATCATTTTTGGGTTATGGGACGTCAGTTGGTATGAGTTCGGTGTTGTCACGGGGGCTTTTAAGAGCTTTCGAGTGTTGAGCATTGGGATTTCTATGAAGTCGATTCAGGAGTTTATTGATTACTCCAAGAAGTTAAATGAGCCTGTTTATAAGCTATACGGAATTAGTCTACACTTTGTCGGTACTTGGTCCGATACTTTCCAAGAAAAATGGCTGCCTATCCTAAAAGAAAATAACTTGAAGCTATTCCTCTGGACAGTTAATAAAGATATTGATGTTAAGTACGTTTCAGCTCTACCAGTGGATGGAATTGTTACTGACAACCCAGTCAACATGCGGGAATCCGTGAAAAAATGGACAGCAAATCCTGTCCCATTTTCTGCTCCACCTGCAAAATCCAAAGAGGGAATACGCTTCTATTGCTACCTTACTATCTACAAACTCGTCGTTCGTCTAGTTTTTTCACCCTGGGCTAACTATAAAGTACTCCGCAGTTACTCGATAGCTTCCTTATTTATGGCCTTCTTAAGGAGAGTACACTTTATTTAA
- the SGF73 gene encoding deubiquitination module subunit SGF73 (Syntenic homolog of Ashbya gossypii AFL097C; Syntenic homolog of Saccharomyces cerevisiae YGL066W (SGF73)), with the protein MIDIHTNIKRLKSHIQLADLDSTTNNGWKELIPIVKNNSIEVSITDDNSGHKSHNPNKRLVRDLKSQYLSNNIQISSSPIEYRTCNDCGRPISYAALIDHLHNYCVGKEKGAGKGTTNSKSTSREMSPVKVKKMKRSNSIDLELSPSKKQRKSAIAGVKKQRKVKQRNPTEPHLVDLDKQCGVELPDRGVCGRSLTCKSHSMGSKRAVQGRTKPFDVLLAEYQKKNHIKNPGKGTRTKVQNSNPQQQHIQKQKQQEKEVEQNTPIISPEEETTQVLNGVSRSFPLPLESNVLTSAQTRTKYFRMREMLASSFSVRPGYSTPGYGAIHSRVGCIDIDRTTDYTFRIRVPQLINQTSMQNSSQQFQAMQQSRLKQHQPQQVTPGQQVPSQMIQNSQISQASIQQPSKVQPHSRSQQEQAFSSQQQRLLGQKSPTMGSLTDHSSVPPHMRFDLSSGSQNQHEKTMTPKDIQGQQFLMQQQQRLQQRKKLEDASVQLDNASRLMQGSPINGTTGNIDSGSIGSSVNVNGQGRVNIGLINGLEGGIS; encoded by the coding sequence ATGATTGATATCCATACTAATATTAAGCGACTAAAAAGCCATATTCAGTTAGCAGATTTGGATAGTACCACCAATAACGGCTGGAAAGAACTTATACCGATAGTGAAGAACAATTCTATTGAAGTTTCTATTACTGACGACAATTCTGGTCATAAAAGTCACAATCCGAACAAACGTTTAGTTAGGGACTTAAAATCTCAATATTTATCGAATAACATTCAAATTTCGAGCTCACCAATAGAATATAGGACTTGTAACGATTGCGGAAGGCCTATTTCGTACGCTGCCTTAATTGACCACCTACATAATTACTGTGTGGGTAAGGAAAAGGGTGCAGGCAAAGGAACGACAAACTCGAAAAGTACTTCTCGTGAAATGTCTCCCGTTAAAGTCAAGAAGATGAAGCGAAGTAATTCTATTGATCTGGAGTTAAGCCCATCGAAGAAGCAACGCAAATCTGCTATTGCGGGAGTCAAGAAGCAGAGGAAAGtaaaacaaagaaatcCGACTGAACCACATTTAGTAGATCTAGATAAACAATGCGGAGTGGAATTGCCTGACCGTGGAGTTTGTGGGAGATCCTTAACCTGTAAGTCCCATTCCATGGGATCCAAACGAGCTGTTCAAGGTCGAACTAAGCCGTTTGATGTACTCCTTGCTGAATATCAAAAGAAGAATCATATAAAAAACCCTGGCAAAGGCACACGCACGAAGGTTCAAAACTCCAACCCACAGCAGCAGCATATCCAGAAACAAAAGCAGCAGGAAAAAGAAGTGGAACAGAATACACCTATAATATCACCGGAAGAGGAAACAACCCAAGTATTGAATGGAGTTTCGCGATCGTTTCCTTTGCCATTGGAATCAAACGTCTTAACATCTGCTCAAACAAGAACCAAATACTTCAGGATGAGAGAAATGTTGGCTTCATCTTTCTCAGTGCGTCCTGGCTACAGTACCCCAGGATATGGCGCAATACATTCGAGGGTGGGATGTATAGACATTGACAGAACTACTGACTACACCTTCCGCATTCGTGTTCCACAGTTAATCAACCAGACATCAATGCAGAATTCGAGTCAACAGTTCCAAGCAATGCAGCAAAGTAGACTGAAACAACATCAGCCTCAACAAGTTACCCCCGGACAACAAGTACCTTCACAGATGATACAAAACTCTCAAATATCTCAAGCATCAATTCAACAACCCTCAAAAGTGCAACCGCACTCTCGTTCACAGCAAGAGCAAGCCTTCTCATCTCAACAACAGCGGCTACTTGGTCAGAAATCACCTACGATGGGATCCCTTACGGATCATAGTTCTGTGCCGCCGCACATGCGCTTTGATCTTAGCAGTGGGTCACAGAACCAGCATGAAAAAACTATGACACCTAAGGACATACAAGGGCAGCAGTTCTTAAtgcaacaacagcaaaGACTGCAACAAAGGAAGAAATTAGAAGATGCTAGCGTACAGCTAGATAATGCTTCAAGACTTATGCAAGGTAGTCCAATAAATGGTACTACTGGAAACATAGATAGTGGTAGTATCGGCTCTTCAGTAAATGTAAACGGCCAAGGTAGAGTAAACATCGGTTTAATCAACGGGTTAGAGGGCGGAATTAGTTAG